GATGTGGTATGAGACTAATGGATATGCACATGTTGGACATTGAACCTTATCTGAGAAagctttatgaaaatgcatttaattttattttggttTCAGCAGATTCGTCGTGTATTGGATCTTATGAGAAGGGGAGAAGGTTTGAGACTTGAGGTTAGTTTTTGTTTCTGTTTTTTCATATTGCTACTGCTACCTTTGGGCTTTGATCGAAGATAACTCTAAGCAGCTTCTGAAATTATGTTACCAATTTTAACGAGATTTTTTCTGGTTCTATGATAGGACGTCATGCTTCTTGATCATTCAGTTTTCTTTGGCATGGCTGATATTCATGATCGTCACAGGGATATGCGGTTGGATGTAGATAATATGTCGTATGaggtaaaaaaagaaaaataaaaacgcCAATACTTCACAATTATGTGCCCATCTTTTTATTGCCACTCGTTTTGAACATACATGTTCTACCAGGAGTTGTTGGCTCTCGAGGAACGAATCGGTAACGTGTGCACTGGATTAACAGAAGAAAACATAAGCTCCCTTTTGAAAACACGTAAACATGTCAACGTCAGAGCTGAAAATTCAGTCGAGACTGAGCCTTGCAGTATATGTCGAGTTAGAATCCTCTTTTACACTTGAGCTTGTCGCTCTCAGTTTAAAAATTCCCTGTGCCATGTTGCTCATGTTCTTGCAATGATCGCAGGAGGAATATAATGAAGGAGAAGGGATTGGAACGCTGGAGTGTGGCCATGATTTTCACCAAGGATGCATCAACCAGTGGCTGATGCAAAAGAATCTATGCCCCATTTGCAAAACCACGGGACTTGCGACAAAGTGAGACGACCCGGCCTGGTTCTTGAGTCGCAGAAAGCCATATGGCTGCTCTTAAATTAAGCGGTGCTTCGTGGTTTTCTGCACGTCGCTTTTTTCCTTATTGTTATTGTTTATTTGCTCACCCGTGGAGGATAAATTCATCCTTCAATTGTAAGGAGAACATTGTGGAAGCCTCATACTTGGTTAAGATTTGCATTAGATAATGGAAATTTaactattttttaattattcgtCACTGTTACCCGACATTTgacatttattttttatggagTTTTTATGTGTCTAATTATCTTATCTTATCTTTTTTTGGTATATGTTTTTGTGCATATGTCCAAGTTTTATTCTCATTTACTCTAAATGCCTGTGACATGTGACGCGACACTACTGCTATGTTATTTTTTGAAGTGTCATCcacattttattatttatttttataaattaatagcatatattcaataataaataaaatattttttcgtaGACATAGGGTATTGTGCCTTGTAATCTGTCATAGGGTAAGGTGGAATCTAGTTGGATAAGACTTCCAATCAGACGTATTTCATGattcaaattaaattttttcttcttccaaaaaaaaaaaacaaagaaatctTCACCACCTCGCTAATTAATTGTTCCATTTATAAGATTTGGAAACCttagtatattaattaaattctaTTTTTTATCGGGCAAAAAATTATTCCCCAACCAAACAGGGAAATTGCAAGTGGAGATAAATTTATTAGGTAACAATTGGTCATTGGAAATtagttacaattttttttaaagttttgtCCAGTTTTCTAGCATTTTCCAAATTtactattaatattaataagaaCGAAGGGTCATTCGGAGATTTTATAAGTTTGGATACCAAATTACGAATATCGTAAGATTACGACAATTAAGGCGGCATGATCGAAGATTATTAGAACATCTTAAAATCCTACTCTGTTCTCGGTCAGTACTTTCCAAAAGCGGAAAGAATTGGACAGGTTCTCTTTCTCTCCAGTCCCTACATAGAAATTTCGGCTGGTTTCCTCACGAATTTCACAGTCAGGGGACGAAAAAACATTAATCTTGAGATGAGTTCTTAGAATTTAGCGGAAACGAACAAATTTGAGCTAATAATCAtcctttttcttttcatttttcgTTTTGATGCTTTCCATTTAAGCGGAAACAGAATTAACCCACTTGAGTCGGAAACTTCTTTTCCGTCTCTGTGAGAATCGAAATCTTGGCATGCATTAAAGTTTCAATTTTGCATCGGGAAAGATTAAAGATTTCGTAGTTGATTCGGAAAGATAAATACGCCGTAAAGTTTGAATCTTGTACGGGCTTTTTTACTGTTATTTCGAGAGCTTTTGCATTATTCCGTCCTAGTGTTCTTTGATCTTACCGGTATTGTTATGGCGGATCTTTATGGAAGCAATGAATCTGACGACATGTCTTCCTTTCTTCAAATTCTTCTCAATAATTCATCGGCAGCAGCGGCCACTACTGATAGTGCTGCTTCTGTCCCTGCCGGTGGCTTGTTCAGCTCCGGAGGGGCACTGTCTACGGTGGCGGAGTCGTCCTCTAGGATCAACTTTTCTGACTACAGCAGTTTCTTCTCTAAAGATTCTGATGAATTTAACCCTTCTAATAGAGTGAAAAACTTAGTTTCCAGCTTTGAGGTAACTTGAATTTagatttgccaaaatatttCGAACGCCTTGTTGACTGTAGCTCTTTGTATATTCttgcttcttctttttttttttttaatcaagtgGCTTTCGTTTCATTATTCAGACGTGATTCTATTTTAAAAGCGTATATCTTCTTGCTTTCCAATTTCGTGAAACTGGTTTTGGTGATTGGAGGTTGAATTTGGGGGAAGATTTAGATTTCGATCGGGTTATCTTTTGTTTAGACATTTATATCATCAATTGATAACCACCATTTCCCATTGTAGTATCTAATGAATCTTGTTGGTGATTTTCTCACTTTAAGTTTGGAATTTTGATTGTTTTATGTGAAATCAATATGCTATGAAGGGATCTGCAGCTTCTGAAGGTCAAGGGAATCCGGTTATACCTCGTTCTTCTTCGAAGAGAAGTAGAGCAGCAGAAGTTCATAATTTATCAGAAAAGGTTCATTTTCCTTGATATTAGTTTGGATTCTATGATGTAGATTTTGTTCTCATGTTTGTCTGATTAATGATTATAATGGACAGAGGAGGAGAAGTCGAATCAACGAGAAACTGAAAGCACTTCAAAATTTAATTCCAAATTCTAACAAAGTAACTGATTCTCATCACTTCCCTTGATCATTATCTTCATTTTCATGTGGCTAGTCTGCTGCGAgttgataaatttttaaaattaacttGAATGATTTGTGCGGTAGACTGACAAGGCGTCAATGTTGGATGAAGCCATTGAATATCTGAAGCAGCTTCAATTACAAGTTCAGGTTCTTGTATCTTTCCTCTCTAAGTTTGGTCATCATTGATGTCGATTTCCTCTTTTGTCGAGCTAATGATCTGAATCTGAGGAAGAACCTAAATatcttaaaaaattataattcaacTGACTAATCAAATGATCCTCGATTGGTGAATATGAAACTGGACAAACCATAGATTAGAAGAAGGATAGTCAAATGGAGGATATGGTTTTGCATTAGACAATAGTTCCTTAATATTCTATGCAACCACCTGCTTTATTTGAATATCCATAAGCTAGCCTGGCGTATCTAGTATGAATAGATATGTGATTTAAAATCTTCTTCTATGCTTAGTCTCCATCATATATTCTAGAGTTTGTATATAGGACTTTGAGTAGGAGAATATATGGACCATTATTTCCTGATGAATCCTGGATTAAGTTTACATGTTTCTGTTCACGCAAAGTTTTTTCAATGAGAACTTGTACCGAAGGGACTCACAGACACACCAAATTTATGTGTAAATATACTTAACATTACATAACTTCACTAAATGCCCGTACATATTTTGGCCTTTTAATCACTTGAGTAACTGGGTTCTTCAGAATACCTTCAAAGTTCATCTGAGATGCTCCAGCACACAGCATCTCACCTATCCCCGTTCACATGCACCTCAAAATAAACTTTATCTCCATTTCTTGTAATTGGGATTTTCATTTGCCTATGAAGTTTGTGATGATCTCTGGTAGTTCACAagtctatttgtttattttcaAATGTATGAATTTGTTCGCATAGCTTATGCAGATGCTGACAATGAGAAACGGGTTAAGTTTACATCCAGGCTACTCTCTTGGATCACTTCAGTCGATGCTAATTCCCCAGCCAGGAGTTGACGTTAATGAGGGAAATGTGTTGCTGAATCCAAGTACACCCGAGAATAGTCTCTCCACAACTCAGGATGTACTTATGCCTCTGGAAGCAACCAATACCCCTTCCTCGACTCAACCGATGCTCGGGCCAGTCTGGGGGAAACATTAATAATCCAGGAACATTACCTACTTTACCATCAGTTGAAAATCATAATGGCTTGCTCAATCATTTGACCTCTGCAAAGGTAAAGACTTTTCCGAAGCATATACGCTATCATATTTCAAAACTgacattcttttttttttttcctttttaaatggaaaaatatttcatgcagGATATTTGCCGGGAGGATACACTATCGCGGTTGCAGTTAGATATAGGCTGCTCGGGGAACAGTTCATCACCGGGCTTGTCGTCTTAGGACAGGATTACCTTATGGAATTTTGAAGAGGGGTTTTTAATTACTGAACTGCTGGTGACTGACTATATAAAAGAGAATGGTTAGAAGTTCAAGAAATTGGAAAGTAGCCAAAAACTAAAATGTCGAGGCGTACAGACCTTATAATTATGATCAGAACTCTTTATTGTAATTATTAAACCATTTTTCAGCATTTTTAGATGAAAATATTCACTTGATGGtgttttgctttgaagattcgATGGTTTGGTTCAACACCTGCACGTAAATTCCATGTGGCTTGATAAACAACCACCAAGAGCAAATCAGTCACGCCCATTGCATAAAATGAAGAATTGAATGAAAATATGAATTGAGATTATCTACTTGAACATCACAATCATTAAAACGCACAAAAGTCTATGACAACAAAGCATCATCCCCAACGCACAAATATCACCAACCTGTCCCCAACAAACCGTAAAAAAACAATCAAtatatgaatttattttctatatatatattttaaggttttagttttataaataaaatatttggaacataaattataataaattagcaAAAAGAGTTAAAACCCTCACCTTTTCAGTTTTCATCACAAATGCGGTCATAATAATTTGGAAGTGCACATCAAAAATAATTGCATAAAATAAGAATCTATCAGCAACTGCGCGGAGATTAATGGCATTATACCAACAACTCTATATTGCTGTGCTATGAGTGATCCCATGAACAGATTTTTACAAAAGTTTATGGGCCCTCAATCGTTTTCGAGTAGTCCTATCGTCAGAAGCTGCCTTGGTCAACCCCCTCCGCCCCACCCAGTATGCCATTCAACTGGCATATTTCTGTATCCCCACCACTGTGCTGCGAGAATATGTGTAAATCTTGAGCTGAGCGAAGGTGGAGTGGGGTGAAGGAAGAATGTCAGTTGAGCTATCAACGCGGACTTCGATTTTTGGGCTTCGTTTGTGGGTTGTTCTTGGAATCTGCGTCGGCGCGGCCGttgtcatttttcttttttttatctcTCTCTGGTTCACTTCCAGGCGCAACAAGAAGACTTCACTCTTATCAACCCAAAAGAACTCCACCATCCCCAACGTGTCACGTGAAATCCAGGAAATACATGTCGACCCGACCCGGAACCCCGAAACCGATCACAAGCAGCTCCTACCTGCCCCTAGTTCAGACCCAATTCCCAAGCATGATCCGGATGAGCTTCACATGATCCACATAGAAATCGGAAAGGAACACCGAATTGCGTACCCTGAGCGGATCGGCCCGGGATCTGTGCCGGGCAATGGGAGTGGAGAGACTCGGACCAGCGTTGAGACTGGGCCTGAGGTATCGCATTTGGGGTGGGGCCACTGGTATACTCTGAGGGAGCTTGAGGAGTCCACTAATGGATTTGCTGATGAAAATGTGATTGGGGAAGGTGGATATGGGATTGTTTATAGTGGCGTATTGGAGGATAATATtagagttgctgtcaaaaatttACTCAATAATAGGTATTTTGTCACAAAAACatcatctttttaattcaaGATTGTGTGTATTTTTACTACTCGGTATTATGTGATCATGTCATATATATTGAGTTTCATGCTTGTGTGTATATCTGTCTTCATGACGATATGTCCTTCAAACTAAGTACTTACGCTCAAGAGAGACGATAGGTATAACTGACTGTTAAATCAGGATAAGAAACGAAATATGTTCATGGATTTTGCATAAATCTTGACAAAGAAAGTAATGATTGTTTTGATAATTTGTTTATTTATGTGGGATGATAGTTATTTGTTGATTTGGGGTTTAAGATTTGATAGTCTTTCGGCAAGGTTTAAGATTTGATAGTCTTTCGGCCAGGGGTCAAGCGGAGAGAGAGTTTAAGGTTGAAGTTGAAGCGATAGGGCGTGTGCGGCACAAGAATCTGGTGAGATTGCTTGGCTATTGTGCAGAAGGAGCTCATAGGTACTTTCACTCGAGATTTTGCATTACACCTCATTTCATCTGCATCCTATCGCATTCTTCCATTTTGTAAATCCTTTAATGATGATGCTAGTTATGAATCATATATTTTCAGGATGCTTGTGTATGAATATGTCGATAATGGGAACTTAGAACAATGGATTCATGGAGATGTGGGGAAGCATAGTCCTCTGACATGGGATATTCGAATGAACATCATGCTCGGAACCGCCAAGGGGTAGAGACCGCGATGCTCCATATCTTTCGCAATACTTGTAAATctgatatgatatttaattgttgtttttttctCAGGTTGACCTATCTGCATGAGGGCCTCGAACCCAAGGTCGTTCACCGTGATATTAAATCAGGCAACATATTACTAGACAAACAGTGGAACGCTAAAGTATCTGATTTTGGTCTTGCAAAGCTCATAGGCTCTGAAAACAGTTACATCACTACTCGAGTCATGGGAACCTTCGGGTGTGTCATAAATCTACTATCACAATTGTTTTTGTTACCACTTATACTGTTCACCAGGTAATGAAGTTTAATTCTTTACCTGAGTAGCTATGTTGCTCCTGAATACGCAAGCACTGGTGTGTTGAACGAGAGAAGTGATGTGTACAGTTTCGGTGTTCTTTTGATGGAAGTTATCACAGGAAGAAGTCCAGTAGATTATAGCCGTCCCCAAGGTGAGGTAAGACTACAGGGTAAATCTTTTTGAAATATTGACTAGATTTCTTCTACAGGATTGAACAAAATATGAGTTATGTTACCAGGTAAACCTGATTGATTGGCTTAAGGCAATGGTATCCAACCGCAATGCCGAGGGAGCTTTGGATCCCAAGTTACGAGAGAACCCTTCTTTGAGGTCGTTGAAGCGTACTATCTTAGTAGCTCTACGGTGTGTAGATCCAGATTGGAAGAAGAGGCCGAAAATGGGCCATGTAGTACACATGCTCGAGGCAGATGATTTCCCTTTCCGTGATGTAAGTTTAATCGTCTGCTCTAAGCCTATAATGTGAATAAAAAGATCCTTGATGGAGACAGTTAAATATGAGATTGCTTCTCCATTTTGGCAGGAACGGAGAGGAGGAAGAGAACGAGTCCGAGCACGTGTTGCTGAACCAGGTGATAGTAGTGGATATGAAAGTGGTGTCCAAACTGAGCGGCCGTTGTTGAGGAATCCAGAAACGGATGAAGAACAATAGGAAGACGTCAGGTAACACTTGCAGTTTTTGTCTCCATTTTGAAATATACAACTCGTGTAAGCAGATTGAGGCTCCCAAGTGATGTCCAATCTTGCATCAGGTTGTTGGAAAAGTTTGGAAGTGTCCATCGACTTTAGTTATTTTCCAAGATTTCGCCAGTGTAATGTAATGTGTTATGTGCAAGTGGTGTTGTATAGCTAAGAACAGCCATTCGTTGGGGTGCATCGGGCTGCCTGCTTTGATCTCCAGATTAGTTGCTCTATCgaaattttcagattttttttcCACCGTGTTTTAgatcaaatttatttttggtCTCAGCCCGAGCCGTTGGACGAATTAGTTGACAGAGAGTTGGATAACCAGCAAAGCGAAAAATTCAATATGTATAGTCTCCAGTAAGCTGATGTTCAAGTACGTAAGTACGCCGTATACTTGTGAAAGTACAGATAGATGTGTGTTTGGAAATTGGAATCAATAACAGCCCACCTGGCAGACAATTCGTGGCCGACATTTGATGaagtaaaaatatttaaattatattatatatgattttttttaaaatgatatcaTGTATTTTTATTCGTAACGAAGAATTAATTatgttcatatttataataaaaaaataatatttttaaaaaactggGTGGTCCAAATATAATAATTTCACAAAATTTACTCGTAAAACTATCTCATGTAAGTTTTTATGTATAAAGTatagtttatattattttgataCTGAACAAATATGAATGGAAAGAGTTacaaagaagaaaaatattggtAAACAAGGAAATTGTAGCGAAAGGaggaatatttaaaaaaataatataaatataataaaaaatgataataataGTTGGTCTTTATAATTTTtagtatattaaaaatatattataaatataataaaaataagtaataaatcgaaaattatatataaaaaaagacTTGATATAATATATTAGTAGTTTAAATGATAATGCATAGTAGAATTCATCAACTTTTTAATCAtgtgtaatttttaattatgagtATTTTTTTCATAGTAGAATTCATCAACTTTTTAATCAtgtgtaatttttaattatgagtatttttttaaaaaatactgtattctttattgtattttaaaatataattatgtaCAGTtgtattttcttaaaattatttgtaatttttaattttgttttaatCATATTGTTTCTTTAATACAAAGTTAATTAtttactaaaataaaaaattatatttcaatatcatttttgtaattaaaaaaTTCCTTACACAGTGGGATTCTAACAATTATATGACATCGTCTCCTTAGAAAAGTAAAAATTATGGACTGCTGTCAGTAAATCATATAAAGTAAAAGAATCATAGAACCTCTATCAAACTATGTTTACGTTTATGCTTATGATATATGTTATATGAAatatgttatgcatgatatgttatttcGAAGATCGAGTGTGCTTGGTATGTATGTGCTCGAACGACATAATGAAGAGGAAATCAAAGAATATGAACAAGACAAGTTTTGAGACTAATAATAAGATGGAACAAGAAGTTTATTTTAGTTCTCGTTTATTTAAGTTTTTAATTCAAGTTGTATCGTTTTTAGAATTTATGTTATAAACACgattttatttattgtatttatgaaataaactggttttAGTTTGTACCATGCTACGAAACTTATTGTTTAACGATTATGTGATTATTGAACAACGTTACGTGACAAAAAACTTATCATGATTGTGTATTAAGAGTGGTCGAACTATAGATAATTGCTTCTCACCCAATtaattctttttaatttttcgtTGCATTGACTTAGATGCTTCAATCATCGACGACATTCTTCAATCTTCTCACGTGAAACTGATCCAATAAACAAAAGGACAGAAATAATGGAATATTTCATGTTATCCTTAAGATACtacctcaaaaaaaaaaatctaaagatAAATGTTATcaaatatcaatacatatgagGATCGTGAATAGCAGCATCTCAgtatccaaaaatcataaccaCACACCAAATGTATCCGATCGAACTAATAGACATTCAATCACTTCCATCCAGCGTGAATTCACTCGACACATATATATGTCAAAAACATGATTGCCACCTTAAATTTGCTGTATATCGCTCTTTGATTGGATATATGCATGATtacataattaaattattgatataatttttattatctaTAAAGAcagatatttttaaaaaatatataatcctCAGTAGGACCGCCAACGTAAGGTATGTTGGTTTCATGTGGATCAATCCCAAGCATATTTGCATCCCCGCGAAGCTCAAACACGTATTCAATCTTGTGATAACAAATTTCACCTTGTTTCTTGCAGATGAGATAATAAAAAtacctttctttttgtattaatTCGGACATTTTGGGGAACGACAGTGTTTCAGGTTCTTCAAGAATTGAGATGATTTAATTTAGTAAATGTATGTGGACTCAGGTCCATGATCTAAATTGAATAGGTCAATGCCAACTACATTTACTTGGACCACTTGAAATACTAGTGTGATGTTTGGTCTTTGGTTATTTTGGACTTGGTTTTATATTGGTGGTTATAAGGCTTAAAGTATTTTTTTTCTACTCTTATCCCTTGTTTGATTTGTTGTCCTCTTTTCCCCCTTTATTTCAATTCTACTCTATTATTGGGAGTGGGGGGCAACTTATTTAATATATGTACATGTAAGTATATAGAAATGATAGGGTTTGCCCATTGCCATGCAGCTGGGCTTGAAAATGAAGTCTGACGGAGATAGGAAACCAAATTTCATATATGTAATTCCTCACGAGTATGACATATTATGAATTATTTTCACATGATAAGAAATCTGAAACAAATATAGACAATTTGTGTGTCATGAAACTTGCAGTATACACAATTTGTATTGGCGTAATATCCTATAGGTTTAATAAGGTGATGTTTTGACAAAACGTGGCTCAAAGAACATTTCCATTAGTTGTGTGTCTGTGTGAGTTTTTATACGTGTGAGAAGACAAGTTTTTTAAAGTGTGGAACACTTTAGCTTCCCTGCCTCTGCCTGCTTGCTATATATATGTAGTCTACTCTTGTTTTGATTAAAGAACACTGGAAAACCTATTTCATTGCAAGACAATGGGATTTCACCTCTCTAATTTGTACTTGTTCTtatgtattatatatttcaCAAGCACGCCATTCATGTCCATTTCTGCGGAATCTGACACTTACATTATCCATATGGACTTATCTGTCATGCCTAAAGCTTTCTCCACCCACCAAGACTGGTACTTAGCAACCCTCGCCTCCATATCCAATACGTTGGAAACCAGCAGAAACCTTGTTCCCTCTGATAAACTCGTGTATTCTTACACAAATTCCATCAATGGATTCAGTGCGGTTCTTTCGTCTTCTGAATTGGAGGCTATCAAGAACTCGAAAGGGTACATTTCTTGTACAAAAGACTCAACTGTCAAAGTTGACACTACTCATTCGTACCAGTTTCTTGGCCTCGATTCGAATTACGGCGCTTGGCCTGTTTCGAACTATGGTGAAGATGTTATAATAGGTTTGGTTGATACCGGGGTGTGGCCAGAGAGCAAAAGCTTCAATGACGAAGGAATGAGTGATGTTCCGTCGAGATGGAGAGGCGAATGTGAGAGTGGCGAGCAGTTTAGTTCCTCTTTGTGCAACAAGAAACTTATAGGAGCTCGTTACTTTAACAAAGGTTTACTTGCTAAGTATCCGAAATTGGTTTTTTCGATGAATTCTGCTCGTGACACGGATGGGCATGGGACTCATACTTCATCAACGGCAGCTGGGGTTCCTGTCCAGGGCGCATCATTCTTTGGATATGCTCCCGGGACTGCAACAGGAGTTGCCCCAAATTCGCGGGTTGCCATGTACAAGGCCCTTTGGGATGAAGGGTCTTATATTTCTGATATTCTTGCTGCTATTGATCAGGCGATTGCGGATGGTGTTGACGTGCTATCTTTGTCATTTGGCCTCGACGGGAAAGCCTTGTTTGAGGATCCTGTTGCTATAGCCACATTTGCGGCAATGGAAAAGAGTATTTTTGTTTCGACGTCATCTGGGAACGCTGGGCCAAGTGAAGAGACTCTACATAATGGAATCCCCTGGGTTCTCACGGTTGCAGCTGGCACGATTGATAGAGAGTTAGGGGGAACTTTAATGCTGGGCAACGGAGTTTCAGCCTTGGGTTCTTCTCTCTACCCTGGAAAATATTCCTCGAAATTCATCCAAATTGTTCTTGTTGGTTCCTGCGATGATGAAAAATCGCTCAAGAATTTCCGGCACAAGATTGTTATCTGTGTGGACAACGGTGATCTGAGCGAACAAGTATACTATGTCCATGAAGCCAAACTACCCGGTGGAATATTCATATCAAATGCCACAGATTTAGAGTTCTACATGCAAACTTCATATCCAGCACTGTTCGTAAGCCTTGAAGAAGGCCAAAAGATACTAGACTACATCAAGAATGACTCAAATCCTAAAGCAAGATTCGCCTTCCGAGAAACACGCCTAGGGATCAAACCGGCTCCAAAAGTGGCGACTTACAGTTCAAGAGGACCGTCACAGAGCTGCCCATTCGTACTGAAGCCCGACATCATGGCTCCTGGTGATCTGATCTTAGCGTCGTGGCCTCCAAATTCTTCGGTAACAGATGTAGATGCACAACACCTCTTCAATGATTTCAACATCATCTCTGGCACATCAATGGCTTGCCCACACGCTGCTGGAGTGGCAGCCCTTCTAAAGGGGACGCACCCCGGGTGGAGTCCGGCAGCCATACGATCTGCCATGATGACCAGCGCTTATAATTTTGACAATACAGGAAACCCCATCAAGGATATGGGATTCAAGGACCAACCCGCCAGTCCTTTAGCGATGGGAGCTGGACATGTCGATCCAAACAGGGCATTAGACCCGGGATTGATATACGATGCAACTGCACAAGATTACATTAATCTTCTCTGTGCAATGAACTTCAACTCTAGCCagattaaaacaataacaaggTCGAGTTCTCATAACTGCTCATTTCAGTCACTCGACTTAAACTACCCTTCTTTCATTGCCTACTTCAAGGGAAACAACACTAAGTCAAATGTCAAAGAAGTGCAAGAATTTCACAGAACCGTGACTAACGTAGGGGAAGAAAATTCAGTTTATATAGCGAATTTAACAGCAGTAAATGGATTAAAAGTTATTGTTTCACCTGACAGACTGGAGTTCACCAAGAAATATGAAAAGAAAAGATACAAGCTGAGCCTGGAAGGTTCAAAACTGACGAATGATTCTTTGGTTTTCGGTTTCCTAACATGGGTCCAGGCCGGTGGCAAACATGAAGTTAGGAGTCCAATTGTTGCCACTGGCTGAACTTACTGAAATATCTTATTCAACATCTGATAAATAATTCTTAGTGCTTGATATATTAATATTAGTTTTGCAGTTTATTACAAAGCTGGATGGATTGAATTCCAATGGTGGTTATGCTGTCGCTTAATTATCATCAAATGCCTAAACAAACAAATGACGTAACGCTAGAACTGATTCCTTTAATTTGTTCGTAAATAACCGAATCGAGAAGACGTACTAATCTATCCAAGAACATGGATAAAAAACAAAGTTATGATGGAGAAATTTTATTAATAGACCCTTCGGCTCACATGGCCAGCTCATTCTTCTCAGAATTGCATTACCTGATCAAATTCATTCACGTTGTCACGTCTCTCTAGATTTAACAAATCAATCGTATTCTCAAAATTACACGAAAACACATGGTCAAATTAATGATATCCACACCAACCTAATTTTCTTGTAGGAAAATAAATCCAAGGCATTC
This genomic interval from Primulina eburnea isolate SZY01 chromosome 16, ASM2296580v1, whole genome shotgun sequence contains the following:
- the LOC140816516 gene encoding subtilisin-like protease SBT3; translated protein: MGFHLSNLYLFLCIIYFTSTPFMSISAESDTYIIHMDLSVMPKAFSTHQDWYLATLASISNTLETSRNLVPSDKLVYSYTNSINGFSAVLSSSELEAIKNSKGYISCTKDSTVKVDTTHSYQFLGLDSNYGAWPVSNYGEDVIIGLVDTGVWPESKSFNDEGMSDVPSRWRGECESGEQFSSSLCNKKLIGARYFNKGLLAKYPKLVFSMNSARDTDGHGTHTSSTAAGVPVQGASFFGYAPGTATGVAPNSRVAMYKALWDEGSYISDILAAIDQAIADGVDVLSLSFGLDGKALFEDPVAIATFAAMEKSIFVSTSSGNAGPSEETLHNGIPWVLTVAAGTIDRELGGTLMLGNGVSALGSSLYPGKYSSKFIQIVLVGSCDDEKSLKNFRHKIVICVDNGDLSEQVYYVHEAKLPGGIFISNATDLEFYMQTSYPALFVSLEEGQKILDYIKNDSNPKARFAFRETRLGIKPAPKVATYSSRGPSQSCPFVLKPDIMAPGDLILASWPPNSSVTDVDAQHLFNDFNIISGTSMACPHAAGVAALLKGTHPGWSPAAIRSAMMTSAYNFDNTGNPIKDMGFKDQPASPLAMGAGHVDPNRALDPGLIYDATAQDYINLLCAMNFNSSQIKTITRSSSHNCSFQSLDLNYPSFIAYFKGNNTKSNVKEVQEFHRTVTNVGEENSVYIANLTAVNGLKVIVSPDRLEFTKKYEKKRYKLSLEGSKLTNDSLVFGFLTWVQAGGKHEVRSPIVATG